The Stappia sp. genome window below encodes:
- a CDS encoding ABC transporter ATP-binding protein: protein MTASHAGSPVVLSLDGITKRFGALTANDAVDLDLRAGEIVALLGENGAGKTTLMNILFGHYVADAGRVWVADAQGRLQPLEPGSPHAALDSGIGMVHQHFTLAENLTAFENIVLGTGALVAPRIGSRSARARLADLMARSGLGVDLDVRVSRLSVGEKQRVEILKALYRDARVLVLDEPTAVLTPQESETLFETLKALAGQGLAIVFISHKLAEVLAASDRIAVLRQGAKVADRPTAEWDRQSLAETMVGHAVTTSRRTPQAAGAPLLALEGVSRGDGRDAVTDLTVELKAGEILGIAGVSGNGQAMLARLLSGLEEPDTGRIRLSGRELHAHSAADMVRAGVARIPEDRHRDGIVGAMSVAENLVIEELRSARYQRFGFLKFGAIAARAREAIAGYDIRCPGGDAVARLLSGGNIQKIVLARTLDAEPTVVLAAQPSRGLDIGATEDVHRRLLEARGRGAGVILISEDLDELFALSDRIAVMHRGRLSAPQPAEALDRSTVGLMMAGHQPEEAA, encoded by the coding sequence ATGACCGCGTCGCACGCGGGCTCACCCGTGGTGCTGTCGCTCGACGGCATCACCAAGCGTTTCGGCGCGCTCACCGCCAATGACGCGGTCGATCTCGACCTGCGCGCCGGCGAGATCGTCGCGCTGCTCGGCGAGAACGGCGCCGGCAAGACCACGCTCATGAACATCCTTTTCGGCCATTATGTCGCCGACGCGGGCCGCGTGTGGGTGGCGGATGCGCAGGGGCGGCTGCAGCCGCTCGAACCCGGCTCGCCCCATGCCGCGCTCGATTCGGGGATCGGCATGGTGCACCAGCATTTCACGCTGGCCGAAAACCTCACCGCCTTCGAGAACATCGTGCTCGGCACGGGCGCGCTGGTCGCGCCGCGCATCGGCTCGCGCTCCGCGCGCGCCCGGCTCGCCGATCTGATGGCGCGCTCCGGCCTCGGCGTCGATCTCGACGTGCGCGTCTCGCGCCTGTCGGTCGGCGAGAAGCAGCGGGTGGAAATCCTCAAGGCGCTCTATCGCGATGCCCGCGTTCTGGTGCTCGACGAGCCGACCGCCGTGCTGACGCCGCAGGAATCCGAAACGCTGTTCGAAACGCTCAAGGCGCTCGCCGGCCAGGGGCTCGCCATCGTCTTCATCTCGCACAAGCTCGCCGAGGTGCTGGCCGCCTCCGACCGCATCGCCGTGCTGCGCCAGGGCGCCAAGGTCGCGGACCGGCCAACCGCCGAGTGGGACCGCCAGTCGCTGGCCGAAACCATGGTCGGCCACGCGGTCACGACAAGCCGGCGCACGCCGCAGGCCGCCGGCGCGCCGCTGTTGGCGCTCGAGGGCGTGAGCCGCGGCGACGGCCGCGATGCCGTGACGGATCTGACGGTCGAACTCAAGGCCGGCGAGATCCTCGGCATCGCCGGCGTGTCCGGCAACGGGCAGGCGATGCTCGCGCGGCTGCTGTCCGGGCTGGAGGAGCCCGACACGGGCCGCATCCGGCTGAGCGGCCGGGAGCTGCACGCCCATTCGGCCGCCGACATGGTGCGCGCCGGCGTGGCGCGCATTCCCGAGGACCGCCACAGGGACGGCATCGTCGGCGCGATGAGCGTGGCGGAGAACCTGGTGATCGAGGAGCTGCGCTCCGCCCGCTACCAGCGCTTCGGCTTTCTGAAATTCGGGGCCATCGCCGCGCGCGCCCGCGAGGCGATCGCCGGCTACGACATCCGCTGCCCCGGCGGCGACGCGGTGGCGCGGCTGCTGTCGGGCGGCAACATCCAGAAGATCGTGCTGGCCCGCACGCTCGATGCCGAACCGACCGTGGTGCTCGCCGCCCAGCCCTCGCGCGGGCTCGACATCGGCGCGACCGAGGACGTCCACCGGCGTCTGCTGGAGGCGCGCGGACGCGGCGCCGGCGTGATCCTGATCTCCGAGGATCTCGACGAGCTCTTCGCCCTGTCGGACCGCATCGCCGTCATGCATCGCGGGCGCCTGAGCGCGCCGCAGCCGGCCGAGGCGCTCGACCGCTCCACCGTCGGGCTGATGATGGCCGGCCATCAACCGGAGGAGGCGGCATGA
- the pcaG gene encoding protocatechuate 3,4-dioxygenase subunit alpha, protein MRDDRLGETPSQTAGPYVHIGTVPQAIGRAALPHQPGPRIKSDTGPRIVLEGIVYDGAGVPVRDAMLEIWQADGHGRVGPHGLFARAASDFDSGLFRFETVRPGAHADGHAPHVALLIFARGINIHLHTRIYLPEDREAVHADPDLKRLDPAARDGLIAVADPDRPGTYRFDVHLQGPKETVFFDI, encoded by the coding sequence ATGCGTGACGACAGGCTCGGCGAAACCCCGTCGCAGACGGCGGGACCCTATGTGCATATCGGCACCGTGCCGCAGGCCATCGGCCGCGCAGCACTCCCCCATCAGCCCGGTCCGCGGATCAAGAGCGACACGGGCCCGAGGATCGTTTTGGAAGGCATCGTGTACGACGGCGCCGGCGTGCCGGTGCGCGACGCCATGCTGGAGATCTGGCAGGCCGACGGCCACGGCCGGGTCGGCCCGCACGGCCTCTTCGCCCGCGCGGCGAGCGACTTCGACAGCGGTCTCTTCCGCTTCGAGACGGTGCGGCCGGGCGCGCATGCCGACGGCCATGCCCCGCATGTGGCGCTGCTGATCTTCGCGCGCGGCATCAATATCCATCTGCACACGCGGATCTATCTTCCCGAGGATCGCGAGGCGGTGCACGCCGACCCCGACCTCAAGCGCCTCGACCCGGCCGCGCGCGACGGGCTGATCGCCGTCGCCGATCCGGACCGGCCCGGTACCTACCGCTTCGATGTCCATCTTCAGGGGCCGAAGGAAACGGTCTTCTTCGACATCTGA
- the pcaC gene encoding 4-carboxymuconolactone decarboxylase has product MSEDDPREGGLATRRAVLGEAHVARAQAGTTEFDAPFQDYITRGAWGTVWARDTISRRERSMITIALLAALGHDEELAMHCRATARTGASRDDICEALLHVAVYAGVPAANRAIKIAKAVFAEMETGEATATEGETTRP; this is encoded by the coding sequence ATGAGCGAGGACGATCCGCGCGAGGGCGGTCTGGCGACGCGGCGCGCCGTGCTGGGCGAGGCGCATGTGGCGCGCGCGCAGGCGGGCACCACCGAGTTCGACGCGCCGTTTCAGGATTACATCACGCGCGGCGCCTGGGGCACGGTCTGGGCGCGCGACACGATCAGCCGGCGCGAGCGCTCGATGATCACCATCGCGCTGCTGGCCGCGCTCGGCCATGACGAGGAACTGGCCATGCATTGCCGCGCGACGGCGCGCACCGGCGCCAGCCGCGACGACATCTGCGAGGCGCTGCTGCATGTCGCCGTCTACGCCGGGGTGCCGGCCGCCAACCGCGCCATCAAGATCGCCAAGGCCGTGTTCGCCGAGATGGAGACCGGCGAGGCGACCGCGACCGAGGGAGAGACGACCAGGCCATGA
- the pcaH gene encoding protocatechuate 3,4-dioxygenase subunit beta, whose protein sequence is MTAPETDRDFYRRDRAAHPTPLAPTYKSTVLRAPFRPLHAVEQSALERSGPTFGRAALGPVDHDLIRNAAVDGDALGERIYVHGRVLDENARPVPNALIEIWQANAAGRYAHVKDGYLAPLDPNFSGCGRCMTDAEGRYLFRTIKPGPYPWPNNGSDWRPAHIHLSVFGEAFTQRLITQLYFEGDPLIPLCPIVNTIPDPTVIERLVARLDMKNQEPFDCLAYRFDIVLRGRRQTHFETRPEGA, encoded by the coding sequence ATGACCGCACCCGAGACCGACCGGGATTTCTACCGGCGCGACCGCGCCGCGCACCCGACACCGCTTGCGCCGACCTACAAGAGCACCGTGTTGCGCGCGCCCTTCCGCCCGCTGCACGCGGTGGAACAGAGTGCGCTGGAGCGCAGCGGGCCGACCTTCGGCCGCGCTGCGCTCGGCCCCGTCGACCACGATCTCATCCGCAACGCCGCGGTCGACGGCGATGCGCTCGGCGAGCGCATCTATGTCCACGGCCGGGTGCTCGACGAAAACGCGCGGCCCGTGCCCAATGCGCTGATCGAGATCTGGCAGGCCAATGCCGCCGGGCGCTACGCCCACGTCAAGGACGGCTACCTCGCCCCGCTCGACCCGAATTTCTCCGGCTGCGGGCGCTGCATGACGGATGCGGAGGGGCGCTATCTCTTCCGCACCATCAAGCCCGGCCCCTATCCCTGGCCGAACAACGGCTCGGACTGGCGGCCGGCGCATATTCACCTCTCCGTCTTCGGCGAGGCCTTCACGCAGCGGCTGATCACGCAGCTCTACTTCGAGGGCGATCCGCTGATCCCGCTGTGCCCGATCGTCAATACCATCCCCGATCCGACCGTGATCGAGCGCCTCGTCGCGCGGCTCGACATGAAGAACCAGGAACCCTTCGACTGCCTAGCCTACCGCTTCGACATCGTGTTGCGCGGCCGCCGGCAGACGCATTTCGAAACCAGACCGGAGGGCGCGTGA
- a CDS encoding BMP family protein, with the protein MTGFDGTARTWAGWSRRAVLGLAAGVALVVAGAPAKAQDAPLKVAAIYTVPVEQQWVGRIHEALTAAEARGDVTYTFSENVANTDYERVMREYAEGGMDLIVGEAFAVERAARKVAAEYPDTAFLMGSSFGPAQPNFAVFDNWIHEPSYLTGIVAGAATESNIIGMVGGYAIPEVNRLMHAFMDGARAVNPDVKFLVTFLNSWYDPPKAKEAAFAMIDKGADLLYAERFGVSDAAKEKGILAVGNVIDTSADYPGTILASALWHMGPTIERVVADVKSGDFEPADYGQYSFMSYGGGSFVVDESLADADALAEARKIEQDILDGLFRVNVNDAEPKSTM; encoded by the coding sequence ATGACAGGTTTTGATGGGACGGCCCGGACGTGGGCCGGATGGAGCCGCCGGGCCGTGCTCGGTCTCGCGGCCGGCGTGGCGCTGGTCGTCGCAGGCGCGCCCGCAAAGGCGCAGGACGCGCCGCTCAAGGTTGCCGCAATCTACACCGTGCCGGTCGAGCAGCAGTGGGTCGGCCGCATTCACGAGGCGCTCACGGCGGCCGAGGCGCGCGGCGACGTCACCTACACCTTCTCCGAAAACGTCGCCAACACCGACTATGAGCGCGTCATGCGCGAATATGCCGAGGGCGGCATGGATCTCATCGTCGGCGAGGCTTTCGCGGTCGAACGCGCGGCGCGCAAGGTGGCGGCGGAATATCCCGACACCGCCTTCCTGATGGGCTCCTCCTTCGGTCCGGCGCAGCCGAATTTCGCCGTTTTCGACAACTGGATCCACGAGCCGAGCTATCTGACCGGCATCGTCGCCGGCGCCGCCACCGAATCGAACATCATCGGCATGGTCGGCGGCTATGCGATCCCGGAAGTGAACCGGCTGATGCATGCCTTCATGGACGGCGCGCGCGCGGTCAATCCGGATGTGAAGTTCCTCGTGACCTTCCTGAACTCCTGGTACGATCCGCCCAAGGCCAAGGAAGCGGCCTTCGCCATGATCGACAAGGGCGCCGACCTTCTCTACGCGGAGCGTTTCGGCGTGTCGGATGCGGCGAAGGAGAAGGGCATCCTCGCCGTCGGCAACGTGATCGACACCTCGGCCGATTATCCCGGCACGATCCTGGCAAGCGCGCTGTGGCACATGGGGCCGACCATCGAGCGCGTGGTCGCCGACGTGAAGAGCGGCGATTTCGAGCCCGCCGATTACGGTCAGTACAGCTTCATGAGCTACGGCGGCGGCAGCTTCGTCGTCGACGAGAGCCTGGCCGATGCCGATGCGCTGGCCGAGGCCCGCAAGATCGAGCAGGACATTCTCGACGGCCTGTTCCGCGTCAACGTCAACGACGCCGAGCCGAAGTCGACCATGTAA
- a CDS encoding lyase family protein, with protein sequence MALTPLASPLYADLFGDPETAALFSPEAEIAALIEVERALAGAQGALGVIPSEAAAALEAALREARVDPAILASGTGSAGVAVPALVAQLRSALPRAAADYLHFGATSQDIVDTGTMLRAGRALALYETRLEALLGLLVHLARTHRATAMAGRTRGQVSTPVSLGLRLANWALPLARARVALAAQRERLPVQLGGASGDLSVLGERGAHVREAVAHRLGLAPSLPWMTDRAPVRALGQICIDLTSALGKIGADVALMTRSEAGEMRLSSAGGSSTMPQKQNPVRAETLMALARFVAGLAGQLAASGVHAEERDGAAWMGEWLVLPQMFVATGSALETARRLVDTLEPQTDAMTARATGDGGLPLAETLSFALLPHVGRAQAQDLVKRAAADTRTRGTPLVEALRALTDAPLDWDTLGAPQAATEAAARMTDALLAEIDALAAR encoded by the coding sequence ATGGCGCTGACGCCGCTTGCCTCGCCGCTCTATGCCGATCTCTTCGGCGATCCGGAGACCGCCGCGCTGTTTTCGCCCGAGGCGGAAATCGCGGCGCTGATCGAGGTGGAGCGGGCGCTCGCCGGCGCGCAAGGGGCACTCGGCGTCATTCCTTCGGAGGCGGCGGCGGCGCTCGAGGCCGCCTTGCGGGAGGCGCGGGTCGACCCGGCGATCCTTGCCTCCGGAACCGGCTCGGCCGGCGTCGCCGTGCCCGCGCTGGTCGCCCAGCTTCGGAGCGCGTTGCCGCGCGCCGCCGCCGATTACCTGCATTTCGGCGCGACCTCGCAGGACATCGTCGACACGGGCACGATGCTGCGCGCAGGCCGCGCGCTGGCGCTGTACGAAACGCGCCTCGAGGCGCTTCTCGGCCTCCTGGTCCACCTTGCCCGGACCCATCGCGCGACCGCCATGGCGGGGCGCACGCGCGGGCAGGTCTCCACGCCGGTGAGCCTCGGACTGCGACTCGCCAACTGGGCCTTGCCGCTGGCCCGCGCCCGCGTCGCGCTCGCCGCGCAGCGCGAGCGGCTGCCGGTGCAACTCGGCGGCGCCTCCGGCGATCTGTCGGTGCTGGGCGAACGCGGCGCGCACGTGCGTGAGGCGGTCGCGCATCGTCTCGGCCTCGCGCCGTCCCTGCCGTGGATGACCGATCGCGCGCCGGTGCGCGCACTTGGCCAGATCTGCATCGACCTGACGTCGGCGCTCGGCAAGATCGGCGCGGATGTGGCGCTGATGACCCGCTCGGAAGCCGGCGAGATGCGGCTTTCCTCCGCCGGCGGCTCCTCCACCATGCCGCAGAAGCAGAACCCGGTGCGCGCCGAAACGCTTATGGCGCTGGCCCGTTTCGTGGCCGGGCTCGCGGGCCAGCTCGCCGCCTCCGGTGTCCATGCGGAAGAGCGCGACGGGGCGGCCTGGATGGGCGAATGGCTGGTGCTGCCGCAGATGTTCGTGGCGACCGGCTCGGCTCTGGAAACCGCGCGACGCCTTGTCGACACGCTCGAACCCCAGACAGACGCGATGACGGCCCGCGCCACCGGCGACGGCGGCCTGCCGCTCGCCGAGACCCTCTCCTTCGCGCTGCTGCCGCATGTGGGTCGCGCGCAAGCCCAGGATCTCGTCAAACGCGCGGCCGCCGACACGCGGACACGCGGCACGCCACTCGTCGAGGCGCTTCGGGCGCTCACCGACGCGCCGCTCGACTGGGACACGCTCGGTGCGCCGCAGGCGGCCACGGAGGCGGCCGCGCGCATGACCGACGCCCTTCTCGCCGAGATCGACGCCCTCGCCGCGCGCTGA
- a CDS encoding ABC transporter permease: MTEILDILLNANFWAAALRIATPLIFGVLGALICERAGVLNLGIEGIFTAGAMAGWMAAWLGAGLWGGVMVAALAGALFGLIHAILTVPLGLSQHVSGIGVTLFATSLSYYTYRTALPDVSSPPRIEAFPPLDIPVLSDLPFLGPALFQQTALTFLALALVLAVGFVLYRTPLGLAIRAVGDNPAAVEAQGLSVMALRIGAVVAGSALMALGGAFLTMSAFDAFFFGMVNGRGWICIALVVFASWRPGKALLGALLFGAFDAFQVRLQTEVGAFVPGQIFLMLPYLLSIAALVVVARKVDYPRALLKPYFKGQR, translated from the coding sequence ATGACCGAGATCCTCGACATTCTCCTCAATGCGAACTTCTGGGCCGCCGCGCTCCGGATCGCGACGCCGCTGATCTTCGGCGTGCTCGGCGCCTTGATCTGCGAGCGCGCGGGCGTGCTCAATCTGGGCATCGAGGGGATCTTCACCGCCGGCGCCATGGCCGGCTGGATGGCCGCCTGGCTCGGCGCGGGCCTGTGGGGCGGGGTGATGGTCGCAGCGCTTGCCGGCGCGCTCTTCGGGCTGATCCACGCGATCCTGACCGTGCCGCTCGGCCTGTCGCAGCATGTGTCGGGCATCGGCGTGACGCTGTTCGCGACCAGCCTCAGCTATTACACCTATCGCACCGCCCTGCCCGACGTCTCCTCGCCGCCGCGCATCGAGGCGTTCCCGCCCCTCGACATCCCGGTGCTGTCGGATCTGCCCTTTCTGGGCCCCGCCCTCTTCCAGCAGACGGCGCTGACCTTTCTGGCGCTGGCCCTCGTGCTCGCCGTCGGTTTCGTGCTCTACCGCACGCCGTTGGGGCTCGCGATCCGCGCCGTCGGCGACAATCCGGCGGCGGTGGAGGCGCAGGGGCTTTCCGTCATGGCATTGAGGATCGGCGCGGTGGTGGCCGGCTCGGCGCTGATGGCGCTGGGCGGGGCGTTCCTGACCATGTCGGCCTTCGACGCCTTCTTCTTCGGGATGGTCAACGGGCGCGGCTGGATCTGCATCGCGCTCGTCGTCTTCGCCTCCTGGCGGCCCGGCAAGGCGCTCCTCGGCGCGCTGCTGTTCGGCGCGTTCGACGCGTTTCAGGTGCGGTTGCAGACCGAGGTCGGCGCCTTCGTTCCGGGCCAGATCTTCCTGATGCTGCCCTATCTCCTGTCGATCGCCGCCCTCGTCGTGGTGGCGCGCAAGGTGGATTATCCGCGCGCGCTGCTGAAGCCCTATTTCAAGGGTCAGCGCTGA
- the murJ gene encoding murein biosynthesis integral membrane protein MurJ, with the protein MSLLRNFATVGGATMTSRVLGFLRDVMIAAFVGAGPVADAFFVAFRLPNLFRRLFAEGAFNSAFVPLFARAVEEKGDAGARTFAAEIMAALLWTLLGLTALAQVAMPAFVYVLAPGFTEDPEKFDLAVLLSRITFPYLLCMSLVAFFSGILNTYRRFAAAAFAPVVLNVVMIAVLAGIWWSGLEPGVTLGMALAGGVAVAGLAQLALVFGAVRHLGVAIPLLRPRLTPSVKRLWALGVPGILAGGITQINIAVGTIIASAQAGAVSYLYYADRIYQLPLGVVGIAIGVVLLPDLSRALRSGEDGRANHTLNRAMEFALALTLPATVALIVVPGAIVSVLFERGAFDATATQATTAALIAFAAGLPAFVLNKVFSPGFFAREDTVTPMWFAGVGMIVNVVGALALAPFFGHVGIAVATSLAGWVNSTLLAVTLWRRGAFRMDAGAVKRLPLLALASLLMGAGVYAGGILLAPWLEAPALLVRFAALGALVTVGMVLFGLFVQLTGVVDLKSLARRARKSRKSAEDQS; encoded by the coding sequence TGGCCGATGCCTTTTTCGTCGCCTTCCGCCTGCCCAACCTGTTCCGCCGGCTGTTCGCGGAAGGGGCGTTCAACTCCGCCTTCGTGCCGCTTTTCGCCCGTGCCGTGGAGGAAAAGGGCGATGCGGGCGCGCGCACCTTCGCCGCCGAGATCATGGCCGCCCTCCTGTGGACGCTGCTCGGCCTGACCGCGCTGGCCCAGGTGGCGATGCCCGCCTTCGTCTATGTGCTCGCGCCGGGCTTCACGGAGGATCCGGAGAAGTTCGACCTCGCCGTGCTGCTGTCGCGCATCACCTTCCCCTATCTGCTGTGCATGTCGCTGGTGGCCTTCTTCTCCGGCATCCTCAACACCTATCGCCGCTTCGCGGCGGCCGCCTTCGCGCCGGTGGTGCTCAACGTGGTGATGATCGCCGTGCTCGCCGGCATCTGGTGGTCGGGGCTGGAGCCGGGCGTGACGCTCGGCATGGCGCTTGCCGGCGGGGTGGCGGTCGCGGGGCTCGCGCAGCTCGCCCTCGTCTTCGGCGCGGTGCGCCACCTCGGTGTGGCGATCCCGCTGCTGCGCCCGCGCCTGACCCCTTCGGTCAAGCGGCTGTGGGCGCTCGGCGTGCCCGGCATCCTGGCCGGCGGCATCACCCAGATCAACATCGCGGTCGGCACGATCATCGCCTCGGCGCAGGCCGGCGCCGTTTCCTATCTCTATTACGCCGACCGCATCTACCAGCTGCCGCTCGGTGTCGTCGGCATCGCCATCGGCGTGGTGCTGCTGCCCGACCTGTCGCGGGCCCTGCGCTCGGGCGAGGACGGGCGCGCCAACCACACGCTCAACCGGGCGATGGAATTCGCGCTGGCGCTGACCCTGCCGGCGACCGTCGCGCTCATCGTGGTGCCCGGGGCGATCGTCTCGGTGCTGTTCGAGCGCGGCGCCTTCGACGCCACGGCGACGCAGGCGACGACCGCGGCGCTGATCGCCTTCGCCGCCGGACTGCCGGCCTTCGTGCTCAACAAGGTGTTCTCGCCCGGCTTCTTCGCGCGCGAGGACACGGTGACGCCGATGTGGTTCGCCGGCGTGGGCATGATCGTCAATGTCGTCGGCGCGCTGGCGCTCGCCCCGTTCTTCGGCCATGTCGGCATCGCGGTGGCGACCAGCCTCGCCGGCTGGGTCAACAGCACGCTGCTCGCCGTGACCCTGTGGCGGCGCGGCGCCTTCCGCATGGATGCCGGCGCCGTCAAGCGCCTGCCGCTGCTGGCGCTGGCGAGCCTCCTGATGGGGGCGGGCGTCTATGCCGGCGGCATCCTGCTGGCGCCCTGGCTGGAGGCCCCGGCGCTCCTCGTCCGCTTCGCCGCGCTCGGCGCGCTGGTCACGGTCGGCATGGTGCTCTTCGGCCTGTTCGTGCAGTTGACCGGCGTGGTCGACCTGAAGAGCCTCGCGCGGCGTGCACGCAAATCGCGAAAGAGTGCCGAAGACCAATCCTGA
- a CDS encoding ABC transporter permease, giving the protein MIRFEPRERISARRRIGAPVLAALAALALASLPIAAAGAPVLEAYALMARGALGSVFALSELLARATPLIFTGLAAAIAFRAKLWNIGGEGQLYAGALAAVAVGTGALTLPPALLIPAVMLAGALAGAALMLVPALLKVRLGADEVVTTLLLNFVVILFVQMMLEGPMQDPMGMGWPQSEPIVDEAMLPKLLERMRVHAGLIVALVAALVVHIVLTRTVWGFETRAVGENPEAARHAGIPVTATVLRVACLSGALAGLAGVGEVAGLKGYLTADLSPGFGYAGIVVAMLAGLSPLGVVVAALFIAGVFVGADSMSRAIGVSNYLADLVVATSLICVLISGLFVRFRVRLVRPGSAKGGGA; this is encoded by the coding sequence ATGATCCGCTTCGAACCGCGCGAGCGGATTTCCGCGCGCCGCCGCATCGGCGCGCCGGTGCTGGCGGCACTCGCCGCGCTCGCCCTTGCTAGCCTGCCGATCGCCGCCGCCGGCGCGCCAGTGCTGGAGGCCTATGCGCTGATGGCGCGGGGCGCGCTCGGCTCGGTGTTCGCGCTGTCGGAACTCCTGGCGCGCGCCACGCCGCTGATCTTCACCGGGCTTGCGGCGGCCATCGCCTTTCGCGCCAAGCTGTGGAACATCGGCGGCGAGGGGCAGCTTTATGCCGGCGCGCTCGCCGCCGTCGCGGTCGGCACCGGCGCGCTGACCCTGCCGCCGGCGCTGCTGATCCCCGCCGTGATGCTCGCCGGCGCGCTTGCGGGTGCGGCGCTGATGCTGGTGCCGGCGCTTCTCAAGGTGCGGCTTGGCGCCGACGAGGTGGTGACGACGCTCCTGCTGAATTTCGTCGTGATCCTCTTCGTGCAGATGATGCTCGAGGGCCCGATGCAGGACCCGATGGGCATGGGCTGGCCGCAGTCCGAGCCGATCGTCGACGAGGCCATGCTGCCGAAGCTCCTGGAGCGCATGCGCGTCCATGCCGGGCTGATCGTCGCGCTCGTCGCCGCGCTTGTCGTCCACATCGTGCTGACGCGCACCGTGTGGGGCTTCGAGACGCGCGCGGTCGGCGAGAACCCGGAGGCCGCGCGCCATGCCGGTATTCCCGTCACCGCGACGGTGCTGCGCGTCGCCTGCCTGAGCGGGGCGCTCGCCGGGCTGGCCGGCGTCGGCGAGGTGGCCGGCCTCAAGGGCTATCTCACCGCCGATCTGTCGCCCGGCTTCGGCTATGCCGGCATCGTCGTTGCGATGCTTGCCGGCCTCTCGCCGCTCGGCGTCGTGGTGGCCGCGTTGTTCATCGCCGGTGTCTTCGTCGGCGCGGACTCCATGAGCCGGGCCATCGGCGTGTCGAACTACCTGGCCGATCTCGTTGTCGCCACATCACTGATCTGCGTGCTGATCTCCGGGCTCTTCGTGCGCTTCCGCGTGCGCCTCGTCCGCCCCGGGTCGGCAAAGGGAGGCGGGGCATGA
- the pcaD gene encoding 3-oxoadipate enol-lactonase, with amino-acid sequence MKAVRRDGRILHAHHRPAAPGQATLAFSNSLGTDLRIWDRVVAALPDTLGLLRYDTAGHGLSPSGGEMSIEDHGADLVALLDAFGIDRAAIVGLSVGGQIAQAVALSAPERVAGLLLSNTAPKIGTAEAWGARFAAIGTGGMEAIADATMERWFSESFRTANPDELLLWRTMLTHTPARNYIDLGRAIVGCDFTDRVATIAAPTLCLAGGEDLATPPAVVKAMAEAIPGAQYREIAGVGHLPCIEAAEETILAIADLLKEVGR; translated from the coding sequence GTGAAAGCTGTCAGGCGCGACGGGCGCATTCTGCATGCACATCACAGGCCGGCGGCGCCGGGTCAGGCGACGCTCGCCTTTTCCAATTCACTGGGCACGGATCTGCGGATCTGGGACCGGGTCGTCGCGGCGCTGCCCGACACGCTCGGCCTGCTGCGCTACGACACCGCCGGCCACGGCCTGTCGCCATCGGGCGGCGAGATGAGCATCGAGGACCATGGCGCCGATCTCGTCGCGCTGCTCGACGCCTTCGGGATCGACCGGGCCGCGATCGTCGGCCTGTCGGTCGGCGGTCAGATCGCCCAGGCGGTGGCGCTGTCCGCGCCCGAGCGGGTCGCCGGCCTGCTGCTCTCCAACACCGCGCCGAAGATCGGCACGGCGGAGGCCTGGGGCGCGCGCTTCGCCGCCATCGGCACGGGCGGCATGGAGGCGATCGCCGACGCCACCATGGAGCGCTGGTTTTCCGAAAGCTTCCGCACGGCCAATCCGGACGAACTGCTCCTGTGGCGGACCATGCTGACGCATACGCCGGCGCGCAATTACATCGATCTGGGTCGGGCCATCGTCGGTTGCGACTTCACGGATCGGGTCGCGACAATCGCCGCGCCGACGCTGTGCCTCGCCGGCGGAGAGGATCTCGCCACGCCCCCCGCCGTGGTGAAGGCGATGGCCGAGGCGATCCCAGGCGCGCAGTACCGCGAGATCGCCGGCGTCGGTCACCTGCCCTGCATCGAGGCGGCGGAGGAGACGATCCTCGCCATCGCCGATCTGCTGAAGGAGGTGGGCCGATGA